The following coding sequences lie in one Saccharopolyspora hordei genomic window:
- a CDS encoding helicase-associated domain-containing protein, giving the protein MSPLAEWLRARSDEALVALLRARPDLATPPPADTSVLATRVGVRSSVARACEDLDSFALSTLEALVLLDADQAPVTLEAVAGMLGGDITPPQARRAVDRLRDLALAWGDDDALAVPPAVREVLPTFPAGLGRRAEHLTEDAAKAALAELDEEERRLVDKLAAGSPIGRTKDAAKQVPLERATNPVQRMLAKGLLLRRDAETVELPRQLALAVRGEHPMGEVEAEEPIPDLTSTAQSDVDSTGAGAVLELLRHLEDLLGAWGEEPPDVLRSGGVGVRELRRTAKAIEVDETRLALLVELAVAANLIAHDESAEPQWVPTYQSDTWLASPPEQRWATLAQAWLDLPRLPGLIGARDEKDRLLGPLSEDLRRPLAPKDRRRVLDYLDELPGGHGARPDDVAAVLAWRAPRRGGRLRDDLVRWTLAEATTLGVVALHALTSAGRALLADGPAEAARLLADALPEPLDHVLVQADLTVVAPGRLEPDLAAEMKLVADVESAGSATVYRISDSSVRRALDAGHTADDLHALFRTRSRTPVPQSLTYLIDDVARRHGRLRAGTAAAFLRCDDPLLLAEVMAKPESEQLELRRIAPTVLVSPLPLADVVETLRAAGFTPVAEGPDGNVLDLRESGRRVRGKNRPAPPAGLARPGDEQLAEIVGQLRAVDRAGTARRGSAVSPERGRPSAEATLQLLRDAAREQRSVWLGFVDTHGVRSERVVRPVTVGGGVLQGVDTATDELGRFPLHRIMAVALVED; this is encoded by the coding sequence ATGTCCCCGCTAGCGGAATGGCTGCGCGCACGCAGCGACGAGGCCCTCGTGGCGCTGCTGCGCGCTCGCCCCGACCTCGCGACCCCACCGCCCGCGGACACCTCGGTGCTGGCCACCCGCGTCGGGGTGCGCTCCTCGGTGGCACGGGCCTGCGAAGACCTGGACTCCTTCGCCCTCTCCACGCTGGAAGCCCTGGTGCTGCTCGACGCCGACCAGGCGCCGGTCACGCTGGAGGCGGTGGCCGGGATGCTGGGCGGTGACATCACCCCGCCGCAGGCCCGGCGCGCGGTGGACCGGCTGCGCGACCTGGCGCTGGCGTGGGGTGACGACGACGCGCTGGCCGTGCCGCCCGCCGTCCGCGAGGTGCTGCCCACCTTCCCGGCCGGGCTCGGGCGGCGGGCCGAGCACCTGACCGAGGACGCCGCGAAGGCCGCGCTCGCCGAGCTGGACGAGGAGGAGCGGCGGCTGGTGGACAAGCTCGCCGCGGGCTCCCCGATCGGCCGGACCAAGGACGCCGCCAAGCAGGTCCCGCTCGAGCGCGCGACGAACCCGGTCCAGCGGATGCTGGCCAAGGGACTGCTGCTGCGCCGCGACGCGGAGACCGTGGAACTGCCCCGGCAGCTCGCGCTCGCCGTGCGCGGGGAGCACCCGATGGGCGAGGTCGAGGCGGAGGAACCGATCCCGGACCTGACCTCGACCGCGCAGTCCGATGTGGACAGCACCGGCGCCGGTGCGGTGCTGGAGCTGCTGCGGCACCTGGAGGACCTGCTCGGCGCCTGGGGCGAGGAGCCGCCGGACGTGCTGCGCTCCGGCGGTGTCGGGGTGCGCGAACTCCGCCGCACCGCCAAGGCCATCGAGGTGGACGAGACCCGGCTCGCGCTGCTCGTGGAGCTGGCCGTCGCGGCGAACCTCATCGCCCACGACGAGTCCGCCGAACCGCAGTGGGTGCCCACCTACCAGTCCGACACCTGGCTGGCGTCCCCGCCCGAGCAGCGCTGGGCCACGCTGGCGCAGGCCTGGCTGGACCTGCCGCGCCTGCCCGGCCTGATCGGCGCCCGCGACGAGAAGGACCGCCTGCTCGGCCCGCTGTCGGAGGACCTCCGCCGCCCGCTCGCGCCGAAGGACCGCCGCCGCGTCCTCGACTACCTGGACGAGCTGCCCGGCGGCCACGGGGCGCGCCCCGACGACGTCGCCGCGGTGCTCGCCTGGCGGGCCCCGCGGCGCGGCGGTCGGCTGCGCGACGACCTGGTGCGCTGGACCCTCGCCGAGGCCACCACGCTCGGCGTGGTGGCGCTGCACGCGCTGACCAGCGCCGGGCGCGCGCTGCTCGCCGACGGCCCGGCCGAGGCGGCCCGCCTGCTCGCCGACGCGCTGCCGGAGCCGCTGGACCACGTGCTGGTGCAGGCCGACCTGACGGTCGTCGCGCCCGGGCGGCTGGAACCGGACCTGGCGGCCGAGATGAAGCTGGTCGCGGACGTGGAGTCCGCGGGCAGCGCCACGGTCTACCGGATCAGCGACAGCAGCGTCCGCCGCGCGCTCGACGCCGGCCACACCGCCGACGACCTGCACGCGCTGTTCCGCACCCGCTCGCGCACCCCGGTGCCGCAGTCGCTGACGTACCTCATCGACGACGTGGCGCGCCGGCACGGGCGGCTGCGCGCGGGCACCGCGGCGGCCTTCCTGCGCTGCGACGACCCGCTGCTGCTGGCCGAGGTGATGGCCAAGCCGGAGAGCGAGCAGCTGGAGCTGCGCCGCATCGCGCCGACGGTCCTGGTGAGCCCGCTGCCGCTGGCCGACGTGGTGGAGACCCTGCGCGCGGCCGGGTTCACCCCGGTCGCCGAGGGACCCGACGGCAACGTCCTCGACCTGCGGGAGAGCGGGCGCCGCGTGCGCGGCAAGAACCGCCCGGCGCCGCCGGCGGGGCTCGCGCGGCCCGGCGACGAGCAGCTCGCGGAGATCGTGGGCCAGCTGCGCGCGGTGGACCGCGCGGGCACGGCGCGGCGCGGCAGCGCGGTGAGCCCCGAGCGCGGACGTCCCAGCGCGGAGGCGACGCTGCAGCTGTTGCGCGACGCGGCGCGGGAGCAGCGGAGCGTCTGGCTGGGCTTCGTGGACACGCACGGCGTGCGCAGCGAGCGCGTGGTGCGCCCGGTCACCGTCGGCGGCGGCGTGCTGCAGGGCGTCGACACCGCGACCGACGAGCTGGGCCGCTTCCCGCTCCACCGCATCATGGCCGTCGCCCTCGTCGAGGACTGA